In a genomic window of Magnolia sinica isolate HGM2019 chromosome 16, MsV1, whole genome shotgun sequence:
- the LOC131228668 gene encoding nuclear transcription factor Y subunit B-3-like: MDSDNESGGQNTNADYSAREQDRFLPIANVSRIMKKALPANAKISKDAKETVQECVSEFISFITGEASDKCQREKRKTINGDDLLWAMTTLGFEEYVEPLKIYLQKFREMEGEKASMPRENVVIIKETSGGGSKASGGGRGGGGGGGRRVVEVDDGGGRSTGSGNGVNSEDEAGDYNGGPPMYGSVMMMGHGQQQPVVPPQQPPQPPPQVGMFGPSAAAYLMAVGGGVGSVGGGKSTNSGGGGATSGHGRQGRG, encoded by the coding sequence ATGGATTCCGACAACGAGTCCGGCGGGCAGAACACCAACGCCGACTATTCGGCGCGGGAGCAGGACCGGTTCCTGCCCATCGCTAACGTGAGCCGCATCATGAAGAAGGCCCTCCCTGCCAACGCGAAGATCTCCAAGGACGCCAAGGAGACTGTCCAGGAGTGCGTGTCCGAGTTCATCAGCTTCATCACGGGCGAGGCGTCTGACAAGTGCCAGCGCGAGAAGAGGAAGACGATCAACGGCGACGATCTGCTCTGGGCCATGACCACGCTGGGGTTTGAGGAGTACGTCGAACCGCTGAAGATTTACCTGCAGAAATTCAGAGAGATGGAAGGCGAGAAAGCTTCGATGCCGAGGGAGAATGTGGTTATTATCAAGGAGACCAGTGGCGGCGGCAGTAAAGCTTCTGGAGGCGGCAGGGGcgggggtgggggtgggggtcGTCGTGTTGTTGAGGTTGATGACGGCGGCGGGCGCAGCACAGGGAGTGGCAATGGCGTAAATTCGGAGGACGAAGCGGGTGATTACAATGGGGGCCCACCTATGTATGGCAGTGTTATGATGATGGGCCATGGGCAGCAACAGCCAGTGGTGCCGCCGCAGCAGCCGCCGCAGCCTCCTCCGCAAGTGGGCATGTTTGGGCCGTCTGCTGCGGCTTATCTGATGGCAGTGGGAGGTGGTGTTGGCAGCGTCGGGGGTGGGAAGAGCACCAATTCAGGTGGTGGTGGGGCTACTTCAGGTCATGGGAGGCAAGGCAGGGGATGA